CCGCCTTCAGCATCGCGACGATCTCGCTCGCGTTGATGAAGCTGAAGGACCCGGCAAAAATGTCGATACCGCCGCACCCCGCACGGGCGCGCGGCAGTTGCAGGTTGGCGATGTTGGTCGTCTTCTGAGGAAAGCGCGTCCAGACATTGCCGAGGCTGTAGTATCCGGCCGACTGGCCTTCGAATGCGGTCGGCCCATTGATATTCGCGGCGCCGCCGACATCGTTGAGGAACGAGTCCATCGAACTGCCGACATCGGCCGATGCACTGGTAAGGGGCAGGGTAGCCGCGAGGATCGCGGCGACGGCACGTTTCATCCTAGTAGTCACGTCCGGCGTCCTTCGATGTGAGGAGGTAAATGCGGTCCTGAAGCTCGTCGGCACTCATCACGCCGTAGCCGATCGGGATGGGCTGACCCTTCAGTGCGTCCCAGAGCACGACCGCTGGCGTGACCTTGGGCTCGAGCCCCATGCGGCTGCGCTGATTGGTCTCGACAGTGTAGTTCGGGAAATGGCGCGAGGGGCCACCATCGGTCGAAATCGCGCGCACCGTGATGTGCCAGGTCGACGCAACGCTCTGAACGATCGGCGACATGACTTCGCAGGCGCCGCAGCTCTGGGCGAAGAAGAAGAACAGCCCGTAGCGTTCAGAGAGCTGCGCCATGACCGCATTGCGCTCGGCGTTGCGCGAGTCCTGCCACTGGCGCTTGCCGAGCGTCGAGACCGGACGCTGGAGCGTATAGTCGAGGTCAGGATCCTGCCAGATTGCCCGCTGCCAGACATCGCTGAACAGCGATGCCCGGTCGAGCTGGGCGCGCTGGAAGCGGATATAGGCTGTCACATTGGCTGGTGTCGGCTCGAGGATGGCCTTGGCTTTCAGTTCGCGCAGATTTGCCGTGATGGCGTCGAGCTGGCTGGTCGCGCTTGGCGTGACCGCCGGTGCTTCGACCTCCATTTCGGGCGGCCTGGGCTTCGAGCAGTAGAACCAGTATCCAAGCCTTCGCTCCTCGCAGTAGAAGCTGTCCTGCCGGTCGCTGGTTGTGACGAGGGGTGGTTCCTGGGCTTGCGCCGACGTGCTGAAGGCACTCGGCGCAAGACTAAGGGTGAGGCAGGCGGTAAGCAGCCGCCGGGCGGCCTTATTGGCTGGCGCGGGCATAATAGTCCTCGATCTTCTGTTGGATTTCGGTGGCGGCCTGGAGCTCGTCGGGCAGGCGCGCGGCGTCGGTGAATTCGGCGTAGACTTCGCTGAAATCCATCTTCGAGAGATCGAGCCGCGAAAACTCGTCGATGGTAAAGCCAAGGCACTGCTCGGTCTTGGGCTTGCCCCAGAGCTTGTTCAGCTGCTGGCGGCCCTGTTCCTGCAGGATCCGCGAAAGCTTGGATTCAAAGCAGCAATAGACTTTCTTCTTGGTCAGGCAGACGCCTAGGAAGCTGTCCGAGCAATAGGTCCCGACATAGGCGCACAGGCCCTGCGCATCGCGCTGGTGAAGCAGCATTTCCTCGCGGCTGCAGCCGAGCGCGACAAGCAGCTGGATACCCGGAATGAGCGGGAAACCCTTGCCCTTGCAGCAATTGAGCACGCCGAAGACCTTGGACGAGCAGGTGTTGCGCGTACCCTTGAACAGGGTGAGCGTGTCGGGATCGAACTCGCGCCGTGCCTGGTCCATCGCGTTGAGCGCGACAACCGCGTCCTTGAACTCGTCATTGGCCTCGCGCTCGATCGTCTCGCACGAGCCATCGATGCAATAGACGTCGCCGTCGCAGATGAACTGGCTGGTATTGGCAGGCTGGTCCGGGACAGGACAGTCGTAGACCCGCTCCCAGGTTCGACAAGGCTCCCCCGAAAGGCAGTCTTCGCGCACCAGCGAGCAGCCGGGCGTGCTTTCCAGCGTCTGGCAGTCCTGAGCTTGCGTAAATTGGGCGCAGGTATAGCTGCGCGACCACGCCCAGCAGGGCTGGGTGACCGCGATGCCGTCGACAATCCGGGTGACAGGATCGCTGTCGGTGCAGGTCTCGGTGTCCTGCTGGCATGAGCTGTCCGCAGCAAGGCCCGCGCACTGGCTTTCATCGCGGCTCGTCGTGACGACATTCTCGCCGGTTACGGTGAAGGGCGTCGCGCCATCGACCGGTGCAGTGCAGCTTACGAGATCGACGCGCAGGTCGCCCGAGTTACAGCCCCAGTAGATGCCGAGATAGGGATCGCACAGATTGATCGGATAGGACTGCGTGACCGTGCATTGCGGCGCCGGGTAGCGATTGCAATTGTAGATCGATGCCGGATCGACGCCGCTCCCGCCGACGCAATAGTAGCCATAGACCTGTCGCTGCTCGATCGTGGCATTCAGCGTCACCGGGCAGGTTCTGTTCTCCTGGGAAGCCGTATAGCCGACATTGCAGGTCGCCATGTAACGCGCTGCCGTGCCGGTTCCCGGAGGTAATGGGACGCAGCGGCCCTGGCTCCCGCTGATGCTCATGCCGCTCGTGTAGGAGAGCGGGTCGTTGCTGATGACAGTGCTGCGCGCGACAACCGCGTCGAGATCCTGCGGCGCGAACTGCGCACGGCGATCCATGGAATCGCGCATGGTCCGGTAGCCGGTGTTCGCCGTTGCCTGGCTTGCGGCCTCACGCGCCATCCGGTCGGGATCGTCGAAATAGCCCGACTGGTTCGGGACTCCCCCGAAATTGGGAACGCGGTTTGCGTCCGGGTCAGTCGTAGCCGCGCTCTGCGCTGCGGCCGCCTGGTCGCGCCCGAACGCCTTGCCGTCCGCCTTGGCGGCATCGGTTGTGGTCTGGGCCGAGACGCTTGTCGGCAGACAGGCGCAGGCGAGGCAGAAAAGGGGGAGGAGAAGCCGCTTCATTGTGTGCTCCGTTGCAGGCGGGCAAGATGCTGGGATGCGAGAAGGGCGCCGGGACCGCCGCCTTGGGCGAAGGTTTCGAGCGCATAGGACACGCTGACATTACCGCTCATCCGGTCGTGGGGCGGAACCTGGGTCCGGCAATCGAAGCCATCGCAGAGATCGAAATCGCTGCTGGTCACGACATAGGTTGGGACTGCCTCGACCCCGAAGGCGCGAAACAGGCGCGGGTCTATGCCGACCGCATCGAGCTTGCCGCCCTCCGCTGCAACTTTCGCGAGCGCTGCGGTCAGGGTCTTCGCGCTGCCCCCTGGCAGCCCGCGAAGTACGACCACACCTCCTGCACGGGCTACGTCGTCCGCCATGGCGCGCAAGGCCGCTGGCGGCATCGAGAGCGAAGCGAACGCGATGAAGCGGGGTGCTTCACCCAAGCCCTCGCTGGCCATGGTACCCGCATCGGCCACCATCTTGTCGAAGTCGAAGATGTCCGCGCTTTCTGACCGCGCGGATCTTGCCGCTTGCTCGGTGTAGCGCTTGCCATGCGCCTGAGCTTCGGCGGCGCTGTCATTGGCTTGGCTAAGGACTGCCTCGGCGCGCGCGCGGGCATTGGCGGCAAGCGCATCGGCTTCGCTCGACTCGACCTTGGCGCGGGCGCGTATCGCTTCGAGATCGAGCTCCGGCTCGCTCGTCTGCGCTGCGGCTCCCGCCATAGCGGCCGCGCCAGTGATCGACGCGATTACAAGGAGATGAGGGAATATTCTCATAGCGCGCAGCAGTTCCGTTTGCGCCAGACCAGATAGCCCATGTCCTCGCCGATGGCGGGATAGACCTGGCCTGCCGACATGAAGGTGGTGGAGGCGCCAATGGGCGCGCAGGCGTAGCGGCCCTTGGTCTGCGGATTGGGATTGGTGGCCTGGAAGCGGTATTGCTGTTTCCTCATCACTGGCATCAGATACTTGCCGCAAAGTCCCTTGCTGCCCATCGTGCCCCAGGCGACGAGTTCGCGGTGGAGCTTGTAGGAGAAGCGGGCGAGGGCGAGCCGCGATGCCTGGACGTGCCCGATCGTCGCCGAGACATTGCCATTCAAAGGATACATGCTTCCCTGACATCCCGCGCACCAGAAGAGTTCGTCGGTAGGAAGCTTGGCCGTCGCAGCGACGCAGTCAGCCGCACAGGCTGCAAGCGCGAGCGGATTGGCGAAGAGAACCGCTTCGGGATTGATGATCGCGGTGAGTTCGCTGTCCTGCCAGAGCGGATCGATCTCGGTGATGTAGAGAATGTCGACCGAGCCCTGCTCGAGGCACAGGAAATCGGCAACGATCTCCATCCAGTAGATCAGCGGATAGGCATACCAATGGACATGCCACTGCGAATTGTACTGCGTCGCGCCGCCCACGGCCGAGGGACCTGCCATCGACTTGAACCCGATGTCGAAGCCGGGATCGAGTTTCATCCCGCCGAGATTGACGAAGCACCAGGGCTTCATGCTGACGTCGGCAAGGCGTACCGGCTCCCAGAAGCCCATGGCGATGCCCGGCCGCAAACCGCAGAGGCAAACGGGAAGCGCCGGATTGCTCGTATCGGGACGGCTCGACGGCCAGATCTTCAGACCGCCAACCGAAATCGGAAACAGGCACGACCAGCAGATGTCGGTGATCGGATTGACGAACTTGCCCGTGCAGCGGCCCGGACCGGCAGATGCCTGCGCTGGCGAAGCCGCAGCAAGGCTGAGACTACAGGCAAGGAGCGCGCAGCATATCCATGTGAGAACACGATTTTTTCTGCTCATGACGATGCGCGCTCCTTGGATCGAACCGGCTGCTCGGTGATGATGAGGACGCGGCCCTGCTGCTCGACGGTTGCGGGCACGGCGCGGATGCCGAAATGCTTCACGAGGCTGCCGCCCTGGTCGAAATAGAAACGGCGCTGGCGGGCCTTCATCAGTTCAAGCGGCGCGCCGCGCACGAGGATGAGTTTGGCCTTGGTGCTGGCATAGCGCCGGGTTGCCCAGGCAAGCTGCTCGGGGTCGTCCCCGTCGAGGAACACCAGCGGCACACGCAGCGGTACGGTGTCGAGCGGATTAACCCGAGTTCCGGCGGCGACGATCACCCGGCCCTTGTCGTCGGCAATGTCGCGATCGACGCTGATCGTCGGATCGAAACGCCAGCTGCGCGCTGCCGCCGCAGCATTGATGCCTGCGACTAGCTCAGGGCGGTTGACCCGCGCTATCGTGCGCCGCTTCAGCTCCTCGTTGAGCTTGGCCGTCTCGCCGGTCTTCTCGAGATGGGTGAGACGTGCATGGATTTGCTCGAGCAGGTCAGGCTCGATCACGGACCAGACCGTACCTTGCTGGCCGTAGTCGCGGGCGCTCGCCGGCGCGGCCATCAGAAGACCGGCTACGAGGAAAGGGGCGGCGCGAAGCGGTGTCACAGGATCGGCCTCCCGACCCCGAGAATGCGCTTGGCGCAGATCCACCCGATTGCCGCATAGCGGCTGTCGAAGCCGTCCTTGTGCGCGGTGGTGACGAAATAGCAGCCTTGAGGCACCACGCCTGTCGGACCGAGCGCCAGTGGCTCGCCGAAACGGCTTGCCCGCTTGGCAACCGCAACCTTGCGGCCATTGACGAAGAAGCTGCGCTCCTTCTCGGTTACGATATCGCCGGGCATGCCGCTCACCTTCTTGCCGAACGGCTTGGGCTTATTGCCGAAGTGCCTTTCGAGTAGCGGCGAGGCGGGCGGATCGAACAGGATGATCTCGCCGCGCTGCGGCAGCGCGCCGCGATCGAGCCAGATCGCCCAGTAAGGCAGGCTCGGACTGGCGTTGATCATCAGCGCGTGGTCCTTCGAGAAGGCGGCGAGCGAGGTGAGCGCGAGCGCTGCCGCGCCAAGCCCTGCCCACAGCGCGAGGCGCCGCCCGGTTGGCGAGTGGAGGACAAGATCAGCGGCGCGCATCGGGAATGGCTCCCACGCGGCGCGCGACATCGGCGCGCACGGCTTCGGTGAGGTCAGGCGTGCTGCCGGCCACCACCGCTTCGGCGACAAGCACCGTGCGGCCCTCGCGGCCCAGATGTTCGACCGAGGCTTCGACCGCCTGGAGATAGGCCTGGACGCGCATCTTGGTTTCTTCTGGCGGTCGGCCTGCGCGCGCTTCGGCTTCGATGAAGTCGCCCATGATACTGCTCAGCTGCACGGTCACCACTTCGCGCTTGTCGAGCGCGAGCAGCTTGTCGGTCGCCCAGACGCCCCAGAGCGCCGAGCCAACCACGCTCAAACCGAGCGCGACGGCGGTCCAGTTCACCGCACCCATGCGACCGCGCAGGGACTGTGTTGCCAATATGTTCTTCACAGCTTTTCTCCCGAGAGTTCGCGCTCGAGATCGTTGATGAAGCGCGGCAGGCGCCAGACTACGACGAGCGTCGCGACACCGATGAGGACGAACTTGAACTCGTCGAGGAAGCCGATCTGTCGGCCCTGCTCGGCGCCGAGGAACCGGTCCGAAATATTGGCGAGATGGGCGAAGAAGACCCCGGCATCGCCGCCAGAAATCAGAAGGAAGAAGAGCAGCGGTAGCCCGAGCGCCATGAGGTAGCTCGAGGCGAGGAAGGTGCTGCCGCGAAGCACGATGTAGCACAGGTCGGCGGCATGAGACCGCCAGCCCTTGGCCGGCAATTCGAGGCTGTCGCTGTCGGCACGGGCGTCCTGGGCCCGGTCGATCGGCGTGACGAGATGGAGTGGCATCGGTTTTGGGTGTCCTTGGATGGAGGGAGAAGTCAGGTTCGATTGGCAAAGGCGATCCGTTCGATCGCGTCGGCAAGCTGGTGGCCGCGCGCGATTTCGGCATCGATCGCGGCAAAGGTCTGGGGCGAGCTTGAGAACAGCGTCGCCGAATAGTCGTCGAGCACGAGCCGGCCGATGGCTTCGGTCTCCGGGCCCTTGATGAAGACTTCCGAATAATCGCTGCCCGAACGCTTCAGGCTGCGGATCAGAGTCTCGGTGCGGTCGTCCATGTCGAGGCGCTTCGACGCCTTGAAATCGGCGATCGTCTCGGGCTTCTGCTGGAGGATCAGCATCCAGTCGCTGTTTTCGAGCGCAGCGGTCGCCCCATCGGACTTGTAATAGTCGTTGAGTGACTGCGTCGCGGTTGCCAGCGCCCCGCCATATTTGCGGCAAGTGCGGGCATAGGTTTCGACGAACTCGCCCATCGAGCCGCCCTTGAGCATCGACCACGCCTCGTCGATCAGCAGCAGCTTCCTCACCGAGCGCGGGCTGCGGGTCATGGCCTGGCTGGTCATGAACATGATCGCCGAGAGTACGACGCTGCGCAGTTCCTCGCGGGCGGCAAGGTCCGACATCTCGAAGACGGTAAAGTCGGTGTCAAGATCGAGGCTCGCTTGGCCTTCGAAGAAGGCGCCATAAGTGCCGCCGGCCATGTAGGGCGCAAGCGCGGTGGCGAGATCGCTCGCAGCTTCATTGCCGAGACCGGCCAGTGCTTCGCCGACGCCGGTGATCGAGGCATCGACGCCCCGTTCGCTCCAGACGGTGTTGACCGCCCGGTCGATCAGGCCGCGCTCGGTGTCATTGAGCTTTGTGCTGTGCCGCGCCATCTGGCCGACAATGGCCTTGACCATGCCAAAGCAGTCGAGCCGGTAGTCCTCGTCTTCGGCCGCGCGCTCACCATCGATCATCGAGAACGGATTGAGGCAGAAGCCCGCCTTCATCGTGAACTCGACGAACCGGCCGCCTTGCAGCTTCACCGAATGCTCGAAGCTGCGTCCGTCGTCGATGACCACGACCTGCGCGCCAGCCCCTCGAAGCGCCGCGCACATTTCCTGCAGCAGCACCGATTTGCCCGAGCCTGATTTGCCGCAGATCGCGACATTGTGGTTGCCAGCATCGTTCTCGAACGGCGACCAGAAGAAGGGCTGGCCGCGCCGGCCCACGAACAGCAGGTGCGGATGGACGCTGCCGAGATACTCGCCCTGCATGGGAGCGATATTGGCCGCTGTCGTCGAGAGCACGGTCTTGAAGCGCTTGAGGCGCTCCATGTCCGCGCCAAGGCCATCGGCCAGCGTCATCGGCATGGCCGCTAGCAGCCCCTGGATCTGCAGGTATCGCTCATCGGCAAGATCCCAGCCCGCCGCCTTGTAGATCGACTTGATCGCGCGTTCGTCGCGGTCCCCGCGGCCGAGCGGGGAGTAGGTCGTCAGGCCATAGAAGACCCGCACCAAACGTCGGCCTTCCTGCAGCTCGGACTGCACATGCTGCCACTCGGCTGCCTGCTCGCCGATGCGGGGCAGAAAACGCGCGCTGCGCGTTCCGGCAAGGCTCGTCGTACGCATGAACTTGAAGCCCGCCTTGGCCGAAGCGGCTTCCTGGTCGGGATAGACGAGGCACAGCATCGTCGCCGCCGGGCAGGGGAAGCGCAGCTTGTCGGTAAACATATCGCCGATGAGCCGCGCGCATTCCCACGGCGCCCAACGCTGGGGCATGTTGCGCGAGGAAAAATGCCGAACGTCGAACGCGTCGGGGTAGACCGTGCCGATCTCGGGAACGCCGTCCTCGATCTTGCCCGTCGCACGAAACCGCTCGGTGACGAGCCGCATCCGGTCTTCGTGGATGACGAGCTCGATATCGTGCCGGATCGCCTGGGCCGCGATCGCGTCGTTCGGATTATAGGGCACGGCATCGTCTTGCGGTGCGGTGGTTGGCGAGGTCAGGTCGTCGATGATGGCGATCAGTTGCTGTGGCTCGACTTCGGCAACGCCCAGGTTGAGCGACTTCAACATGGCGATGAGGCCGTCGCGGGTCTGTTTGAGATCTTCGTTGGTGACAGCCTTGGCCGCAGGCACGCCGACCGAAACGATGACCTGATGGTGCCGGGCGTGAAAGGGCGTGTCCTGCGAACCCGATTCCCAGACGAGGCCGTAGAGCCGCCGTGCGCGGTGGCGGGCAATCGCCTCGTAGACGCCGCCCTGGACGTAGCGCGGCGCAAACCAGGGCGCGACGATCCGGCTGATGCGCGGGGATGCGAGATGCAGGACCTGGAGACAGGCGCCTGGCGGAAGACCTTCGGAGAAGAACGACCCGAGGATTTCACCGGTGCGTTCGTCCGCTCCGATCAGAGGCGTGACCGAAAGCACGAAGCCTTTCGAACGCGCGTTGAAATAGAGCCGACTCGCCGGATCGTAGACCCGGTACGGGAGCCAGTCCGAGAGCAGATCGAGCATCAGGGCAGGCCGGTCATGCTCGGCGTGCTCGGCATCGCCCAGAAGGCCGGTGAGGAGCCTGTCAACGATCGTCTTGAGTTTCTCGGCCATCACTTGGGCTCCTTTTGTGCCTTGGCCGCGTTCTTGGCGGCCTCGATCGCCTCGATGGTCGGGTAGATCAGCGGGGCCTTGTCGGCAGAGGGCCGAGGGGTTCGATCATGCGGGGGCTGCGCCATGTCGAACCCCTCGACCGCCGGTGCGCTCGCACCGGCAACCGCCTCGCGCGCCGTGGAGGGGAGGACCAGCGGCGAGGCAGAGGGGATGTCCTCGATCGAGGACGAAGGCTGAAAGGGCTGTCCGAGATCGAACGTCTCGGCATCGGGCTGTTCGGCCGCGGGAAGGGTGGCGGTTTCCTTCAGGAGATCGCTCTTGGCCTGTGCGGCCTTCAGCTGGCGCCTGAGCTGCCGCATCAGCGGCGGGGCAGTATCCTCGCCTGCCTTGCGGCGCAGTTCTGCGGCCCAGCGCGGATTTTCGACCACCGCCCAGGCGACCGCATCGTCGTGCAGCGTCCCGGTTTCATCGATGTGCGCCGGAAAGACGATCCTGAGCGTACGCTCGGAAGTGCGGCCCTGATCGCCGGAAGCGACGGAAACAGGCGGACGCGGGCCGTCCTGGACCGGTCCGGTCGCGGACAAATCCCTGGTCGCGCGGGCATCGATCACCTGGCTGGGTGCGCAGTCGCCCTTGGGGGCACGGCAGGTGAAATCGCCTTCGACATTGGTGCCGAAAGTGGCGCAGCCGCTTGTCAGCACGGCAAGGCAGGCAGAGGCGAGAATACGGTGGCAAAATCCCATGACGATTATCCTTTCTTGGCCGGAGCGAGGGCGACCGCTTTTGCGGGCTTGAGGAATTCGCGGAGCATGGAAGCCGGGCGATACCCTTCGAGGATCGCGCCGTCGGACGGGCGTACGATCACCGGCGTTCCGTTAAAGCCATGGGCCTTGGCAAAGGCTTCGTTGGCATCGAGCCCGCTCGTGTCACAAGGCTTCGGATTGGCGAGGGCGAGGCCCGAATAGGCCATGTGGAGGGAGACCTCGGGGCGCGGCGAGCACAGCACCCGTTCGGCATCGCGGCGGCTGTCGGCCCCGAAGATCGAAATGGGCCGCTCCTCGACGCGCGCGCCAATCGCCTTCAGTTCGGCTTCGAGTTTCTTGCAGTAGCCGCAGTGGAAATCGGAGAAGACGACGACCTTGGGGCCGTTGGCTGGTCCCCAGGTGATCGCGCCGTTCGCGGGCAGGCCAGCGAGCGATACCTTCTGCGGGGTGGCGCGCGGGGCAGGCTGGCTTTCTTCGTTGGCATTGCTCCGCCGTGCAGCACCAGCAGCCAGCAGATCAGGATTGAGCGCGAGGAGACGGGCTGCCGTCAGGTCTTGCCGCGCTTCCATGTCGTAGATGCGCCCGATCACCAGATATTTGGCCGCGCGATCGACATAGAACAGCGTCGATTTCGAGGCGACTTCGCACAGGCCGCCAAGGCCATCGCAGGTGATCGCATCGATCGGCGTCTTCGGCAGGCGCAGCTTGAGCGCGGCGCGCACCTTGGCCGTATCAGGCGCCTGGGCCGGGGAAGCGAGGCTGGCCACGCCCCAGCCCGTCGCGGCGGACAGTGCGATGACGGCGGCGGCGGACGCCACTGGTCGCAGCCAGCGCCGCGGCTTGCTCGGGGTTGGGTTGTTTGCGGCGGGGGTCATTGGGAGTTCCTCACGTAGACGCCGTCGAGAAAGACGATTTCGACATCGATGCCGGTCGGCATCTCGACGACGGGTTGGTATTGTTCGGCGCGCTCGATCAGATATTTGCTGACCGTATCGGCCGCGTCCGCAGCGCCCTGGCCGAGCCCGCCGCCGAGAATGTCGCCGGCCGAGAGCTTCGAGCGGGTGCCGTCGGCATTGGTCGTGACACCGGAAAAGACGCTGTTGGCGTTCGCCGAAAACCCGCGTCCGAAACCGCCCACGATCCCGGCAAGCAGGGCCTGGCTCACAAGGCTGCCCTCGCGGCTGACGACACGCCCACGCACGCCCGATTTTCCGGCAAAGCTGATGAAGCCTTTGACCTCGCTCACCGCGACGCGCCCGCCGGGCTGATCGCAGGTCATCCGGGCCAGCTTCACATAGACTTTCTCGGAAGAGAGATCGCCGCGCGCCGCGCCATTGACGATACAGCCCTGGATGCGGGTCGTCAGAACCTTGCCGTTCTGCATGACTGATCGCGCTGGGCCGGTGATGCGCAGGACAACGGGAAGCGGATCGGTCTGGCTCGCGACACCGGCCGATGCATCGACGCCAACGATGACGCGCGCCGAGGCATAGGAATTAGGCGGCAGATAGTCCGGTGAATCCTCGATCACGACCGGCGGGGTTTCGGGACGCGCAAACCTTGGTCCGTTTGCCCCGGCTTTGTCCGACGTGAAGCTCATAAGCTTGACTTCGCCTGGCCCGGGCATAGCAGCTTCACCGGCCCCCACCGGCGCGCCGCCGAGCGTTGACGGGGCTGTCCGGCCGCGCGCGTCATAGCCGCCAGCTTGCGGGCCATAGGCCGGCGGCGGCACGCTCGGGGGAGCCGAGGTGCTCTGGCTGGCAAGGCGCGTCTTCAGATCCGCGTTCTCGGCGGAGATCGCATCGATCGCGGCCTGGCCGTCAACGCGCATGGCCTGGTTCTCGGCCTTGAGGGCGGCGAGCTGGGCTTCGATTTCCTCGCGCGGGAGGCTCGCGTCCTTCATCGCCTTCTGCTCGCGGGTCACGGCATCGAGACGATTGCCGTAGGTCGCGACGAATTCGCGCTGCGAAAGGTCGCGATTGATGAGTCCCGCCGTGTCGATGGTCTGAGCGGCGGTGGGATCGTCGATCTTCGCGCCGTCGTCGCCTCCCAGGATGAACCAGCTACCGCCGACAAGCGCGAGCGCGCCCATAGAGCCAAGCAGAAGCTTCTGCCGCCGCGCGGTCTTGGCGTTGAGGCTGGTGACTGGTGAAGGCGATGCGGGATCGGCTTGAACCGGGGTCGAGGGGGCGGCTGTGTCGCTCATTGACCGATCTCCCCGTTCGTGCCGACGATGAAGGCGACGGTGCTCTCGCCCGATTGGAGAGTTGGCTGGGCGATTGAGATGGCAAGGGTCCCGGACGACGCGAGATCCGCTTCGCCAAGCGTCAGCGGCTTGCGGCCACGGTTCGCCAGGCGGATGACCTTTCCGGCGAGCGCGCTGCCGCGGTAATCGGCGATGAGCTGGATTTCGAGATCGCCGACCCGTGCCGGAAGGGCGGAGGACTGCCTGACTTCGAAGCCATCGACCGTCTGGTCATTGGCCATGGCCTGGATGAGCCGCACTGCGCTCGTCTCCAGCGGCGTTTCGCTTTCCCAGCCAGATGCCTTGTTTGTCGCGATCGCCGGGTTGGTGATGAAGACCTGCACTGCCGGGACAGGCTCGACCTGGCAGGAAACCTTGTAGACGAAGCCCTTCTTGGTCGTGGCGAAGAAGCTGATCGACCGCGCCGCATAGGTCTCGGGCACCGACACGTAGATGTCGCCGCGCAGCGGTTCGTTGGTGACCGCAAAATCGTTGTAGGGCGTGCCGGTCGAGATCTTCGAGACGCTGGCAAACTGGTCGTCGATAAGCGCGAAGCGCGTCAGCTCGCGGGCCGACACGGCGCATTCGATGCTTGCTCCATCTGCAGCCTGTTTGAACTGGTCGGCGGCCTGCGCGCCGCTTCCTGAAAATGCGAGCATGGTGCTGGCGCAAAGAGCCAGGCTCCAGGCGCGCGTCTTGCGTCGGTAAGCCATCACTGGGCCTCCTTCGTTGGGTCTTTGGGGGGCAACTGGCTGAAGCCTGACAGCGCGAGACGCAGGCCCCGGTAGGTCCAGTTGAAGCGGAAACGGCGTTCGTCGCTCGCGATGACCTGGGCGCCGACAA
The genomic region above belongs to Qipengyuania spongiae and contains:
- the trbC gene encoding type-F conjugative transfer system pilin assembly protein TrbC, which gives rise to MRIFPHLLVIASITGAAAMAGAAAQTSEPELDLEAIRARAKVESSEADALAANARARAEAVLSQANDSAAEAQAHGKRYTEQAARSARSESADIFDFDKMVADAGTMASEGLGEAPRFIAFASLSMPPAALRAMADDVARAGGVVVLRGLPGGSAKTLTAALAKVAAEGGKLDAVGIDPRLFRAFGVEAVPTYVVTSSDFDLCDGFDCRTQVPPHDRMSGNVSVSYALETFAQGGGPGALLASQHLARLQRSTQ
- a CDS encoding conjugal transfer protein TraN, with translation MKRLLLPLFCLACACLPTSVSAQTTTDAAKADGKAFGRDQAAAAQSAATTDPDANRVPNFGGVPNQSGYFDDPDRMAREAASQATANTGYRTMRDSMDRRAQFAPQDLDAVVARSTVISNDPLSYTSGMSISGSQGRCVPLPPGTGTAARYMATCNVGYTASQENRTCPVTLNATIEQRQVYGYYCVGGSGVDPASIYNCNRYPAPQCTVTQSYPINLCDPYLGIYWGCNSGDLRVDLVSCTAPVDGATPFTVTGENVVTTSRDESQCAGLAADSSCQQDTETCTDSDPVTRIVDGIAVTQPCWAWSRSYTCAQFTQAQDCQTLESTPGCSLVREDCLSGEPCRTWERVYDCPVPDQPANTSQFICDGDVYCIDGSCETIEREANDEFKDAVVALNAMDQARREFDPDTLTLFKGTRNTCSSKVFGVLNCCKGKGFPLIPGIQLLVALGCSREEMLLHQRDAQGLCAYVGTYCSDSFLGVCLTKKKVYCCFESKLSRILQEQGRQQLNKLWGKPKTEQCLGFTIDEFSRLDLSKMDFSEVYAEFTDAARLPDELQAATEIQQKIEDYYARASQ
- the traW gene encoding type-F conjugative transfer system protein TraW: MAAPASARDYGQQGTVWSVIEPDLLEQIHARLTHLEKTGETAKLNEELKRRTIARVNRPELVAGINAAAAARSWRFDPTISVDRDIADDKGRVIVAAGTRVNPLDTVPLRVPLVFLDGDDPEQLAWATRRYASTKAKLILVRGAPLELMKARQRRFYFDQGGSLVKHFGIRAVPATVEQQGRVLIITEQPVRSKERASS
- the traU gene encoding conjugal transfer pilus assembly protein TraU, producing the protein MSRKNRVLTWICCALLACSLSLAAASPAQASAGPGRCTGKFVNPITDICWSCLFPISVGGLKIWPSSRPDTSNPALPVCLCGLRPGIAMGFWEPVRLADVSMKPWCFVNLGGMKLDPGFDIGFKSMAGPSAVGGATQYNSQWHVHWYAYPLIYWMEIVADFLCLEQGSVDILYITEIDPLWQDSELTAIINPEAVLFANPLALAACAADCVAATAKLPTDELFWCAGCQGSMYPLNGNVSATIGHVQASRLALARFSYKLHRELVAWGTMGSKGLCGKYLMPVMRKQQYRFQATNPNPQTKGRYACAPIGASTTFMSAGQVYPAIGEDMGYLVWRKRNCCAL
- a CDS encoding conjugal transfer protein TraF, producing the protein MPAPANKAARRLLTACLTLSLAPSAFSTSAQAQEPPLVTTSDRQDSFYCEERRLGYWFYCSKPRPPEMEVEAPAVTPSATSQLDAITANLRELKAKAILEPTPANVTAYIRFQRAQLDRASLFSDVWQRAIWQDPDLDYTLQRPVSTLGKRQWQDSRNAERNAVMAQLSERYGLFFFFAQSCGACEVMSPIVQSVASTWHITVRAISTDGGPSRHFPNYTVETNQRSRMGLEPKVTPAVVLWDALKGQPIPIGYGVMSADELQDRIYLLTSKDAGRDY
- a CDS encoding TrbI F-type domain-containing protein, with product MATQSLRGRMGAVNWTAVALGLSVVGSALWGVWATDKLLALDKREVVTVQLSSIMGDFIEAEARAGRPPEETKMRVQAYLQAVEASVEHLGREGRTVLVAEAVVAGSTPDLTEAVRADVARRVGAIPDARR
- a CDS encoding S26 family signal peptidase, translated to MRAADLVLHSPTGRRLALWAGLGAAALALTSLAAFSKDHALMINASPSLPYWAIWLDRGALPQRGEIILFDPPASPLLERHFGNKPKPFGKKVSGMPGDIVTEKERSFFVNGRKVAVAKRASRFGEPLALGPTGVVPQGCYFVTTAHKDGFDSRYAAIGWICAKRILGVGRPIL